In Trichoplusia ni isolate ovarian cell line Hi5 chromosome 2, tn1, whole genome shotgun sequence, the DNA window CAATGCCTCGGATTTAGAGTTTATGTGGTTTTAAAACGACCAGCAAAACCCTTAACGTGAACGTGGACGCAGAAAACCCATTACAACTTCACCCACAATTAAAGGATTcacgtaaattaatttttaacttttcgacttcttttttaaagtaGATTACAAAGCCTTGTCTATACAGTACatgttaattgtaataaatttacaGTCGCCTGTCAAGAATACGATACCTCAAaaggaataaatgaaattatatttttacatattataattattaatttaatttaatttaatcaaatttgttatggtgataaattaatatgtatatattattaaagaattttattatttaaaatcggtTTCGTTACGGTTTCAAATTCATGGCCGGCTCATGGCATTGTTTcacacaaatacaatttatataaattaaaacatcaaaaaaaacgttgcattgaaaaataaatagccttttttgtgtaaatactATTGTTATCGAAATAAACTAACAATACACAGTTTAAACGCAcgtagttaataatattttgtcctTGACATCGCCGTATGCTAAAGAGTTCAGGTTTATTTGTTAACTCAAAACTTTCCAATAACATTACTTACTAAGATTTACTTGTTCCAGTTTTAGTTTTGTAACCACATTTAGGGACGAAACTAAACTTTTAACGAACAAAACTTTGTAATACTTCTAAATAAGTATCACCGTTAaggaaacgagacagcgctctacaaacCGCGCCTAacgtctctctcccacaacagCACTAGTTTGACTTAAGAAGGTAGGaaagcaggtttttttttactttttcttactTGAGCAACCTTTTTGTTACCTTTGAGATCAGTGGTAAATAATTAACGAATTTTCTCCCACGAGTGTTCCCATCCATTCTGACACCAACTTGAACGACCTTTTTACGaccaagtattttatttattataaatttccCTGTTCAATTGaatgagatattttatttaggcgaacattttgtattaattataaacttatacGATTACAATATAAACAAGGAAGAAACACAATACAATATAAGTCACAGCGATTGAAACAAGTTAcagttaaactatttttaacgcATAGACAAAAAACGTTCGTACACAAAAAGTTAAGCCCGATGACggcatccaaaaataaaaaaaatgtgtctgtTTGGAACAacagctaaataaatattacagctATTTTGCTCAATTTAGtattatgtattgaaatgaaacgacttttacggattttatcgcggtttaatttttggttttagttcccgacgtttcgacacctttgcagtcgccgaacatgctgaaggctccagccattatattagatttgatcaaccacagatcctcgctaaagaatccaaattcctaccaaggatgtttcgcgaggctattgagattaaaaaacaccctaatttcaatagagaagatggctggaagatatcacctacttgggacccaataatacaaaaactcaaggctaaacccaagagcagcgctgcaagacatcacgacacagtgagctcatactgcgtaggtcggaccataaataattaattaaaaatatgaaggtagaacgagcaacatcttctgtcaagacgaacaccatctcagtctgcccgtgaccatgatacctgcaaaggtgtcgaaacgtcgggaactaaaaccaaaaattaaaccgcgataaaatccgtaaaagtcgtttcatttcaatgtctaacattcgcgtaaacctaagaaaccactattagTATTATGTAATCAGCACTCAACAACTCCCTTGACCAAGAAACTACGTAACCGCTTGTGTAAAcgtatcattttttatattctggTGGTATTGTTAACCAAACTAAAATAAGGATTCATTATTCATTTCTTAAAGACACATTACCGGGAATTATAATACGGttcattcttaaaaataaaaactggtgtCAGAGGTTAACTTGAGACCTAGAGTCTGTATAGTGAATTGGTTATTGACagcatttgtattttaaagttgaGTATTTGCACAGATTATCGTCAATGGAAACACATACTACTCCTATTGACAATGTCGCAACAATAGGTAcccaataaaaaagtaatggtCGGGAATTTTGCGTGCGACTCAACTTCATAGAACTCTACAAATAGGTTTTTCATCGGATTTAAACAATGAACATTTTAATAGGCTTTAAAAGCCAAAGAAACTCAGCAAGTATTATAGTATTTTACGTTTGGCGTACATTCGTTTGTTTCCTCTCAGTTCCCACCGGTATTAAGGTTAACGCCaagtatcaatttatttacgtAACACCTTATAAAATTGCATGCaacaagtaacaatttaaaaatacattcgaTGACATAATCAAAAGAGTTGATTCAGAATCAAGATTATTTTAGGTCGTGTAGAAGTAAGTGCTTATGAAacgatatttacaaaataaaagctacCTACAACTCAAAGGATCTGTAGTTTAAAATCAGCCCACGTACTTCAAAATGACGCAGAAGTGTCACGTGACAAACAGTTAGTTAACGGtcatcttgaaaaaaataaataatgctattAAGTATGTCACAACTTAAAATTGTGATAACCATTTAATCTTCAGCCGTTATCTACATCCGGAGCTATCACAAAAAAAGTGTCTCTTTCAAACTGTAATAACGAAATTAACCCTTCACTGGTAGAGTTCACCTCTTCATCCATTTGCAACACAACTTCTGCTATTGTCGTTTTGAAAGTGGAtatctttatacatatttaaacatcaTCATACCCTTTTGGGTTAGCCCATACAATTTGCATgggaaaatattcaattatgttCCTATGTTATCCTAGGAATAACCCTTGAGCATCATAAGGATAAAACATCCTTTGTGGACGATAACTTTTCTGGTTACTTTTGCGGTACTTTGGATATGTTCCCTTAGGCGGAAACCACGAAAAAAAGGTATTACTCGAATTTCCACAAAAgcatacatttttatcatcaatGTTTGCCGAAAAACTTAGTTCTTGCTTGGACAAACTGGGGGAGCTCTTTAAGATTTTGTTGCCGTAGAAGTACacttaaattgaaatgtttcaaGCATCTCAAAATTACTTCACAATATAGATGATAATTTCTGATAAAAATGCCCAAAAACGGAAACATGGTAGTTAAGAACTTCATCGTTCTAGTACACAACAATACAATACGTCatcaatgttataaataatcaattaacaTACCTGACGCCCAAGAGGCATTAAAAGACGGTGGAGAATACAATCCATCTATAATATCCTGTAGCTCTAATGGACTAGGTGGCAGTTCCGTTGTAGGTGCTTCTGAAGTTGAATAGTCTCCTTCGGTTGTCGCAGCGGCGGTCGTGGTTTGCGTAGGGGGAGGTGGTATGTACGTCGTGGGGGCATCGGGACCTTCAATGGGCGAAGCCTCGCCTCCTTCGTTGCCCGATAGGACAACCACCAGAGTGACCACCACTGCTATAGCAACCACCATGGCGACGAACCCGATGAGGTAACTTAGTGTCTTCTTCCGCTTGGTTGCGACCAGGACCTGTGAGGAAATGGGTTTTAGTCATATATAAATTTCAATAGAAGTGATAAGAAAAATGTGTAAGAACGTTAAAAAAGTGTTGGTGGTTGCCTTTTAGTCAAAAAATGAACaggaaacataataatattcttctgtccttaaaaaaatatggaaacttgattttcgattttataaacaatcaaaattaaaaagggatttgtttttttgaaataacaataataactcGTTTTTATAGACATTTTCAGACAAGTTTCGGACATATGTAATTGATGTCCTTAATCAGGTGACGCAGCGGCAGGGTATCCAGTCGATCGACTTCGATTCGATCCGCAACTATTCTTTCAATCCTGATGATCACGTGACAGAAAACCGACTTACTCAATTATAAATTggaaaaagttataataatagcGCACTAACTGTGATTTACTATTTGATTGTAAACAAttgcctatttattttatttacctaagCGTATCACAACTGTTGGAGAGCACTGGCACATATATTGTGTCGATAAATGTCCACTTCACCTGAACGAAGGTTAAGACATTACCCGTATAACAAGTTGGCAGTTACCTCATTAATCTAAAGTGAACTATTTGTTAATAGCACAATGTTGATTCAAAATTCCTTGCAAATGAGGGGCAACATCGCAATTTAAGTCAATCAATTATCGCTTGTTGTTCATAGTTTGTGTAATTAGGAAGTTACGATGCGGTTTTagtaaagatttcttttttgttgctCAGTATGTTACGAATGTCGATTAGTTTTTGGTCTCgcagtataataaaatgtaattaggtattaaattgcatttttggTTTTGTAGGTATTAACCGCTTCTGCTTcttttgtatatatgtattttttaaataaggaattACTGATCTAAATTAGCAAATTACAGCTACAACCTAGCTCTCAGAGTACGTAAGCGTTTCCCTACTGTCATTTTTATCCGACCACAAGAAGGAGGTTCTCAGTACGGCCGggatgttttagttttttttctgtgtacACCGATGACGAGACGTTTTGTccaatttatttgtatcaaCATATAATGAATggcttgttttattattcgtcCTGCGTCAAGTTATTATGTATATGAAGGAAGGCCTAAGGCGAGAGCGGCATCGAAGGTTAACAGCAATTTATCGTTATAAAGAAACTTAAAGAACTTTGTTAAAACTTTTGGCATGTAGAGACTACATGCATGTTTTTGATCAAGCTGTTTTTTAAGGTTTATATTTACTTTGCAACTGGTGCTAGGCAAAAGTCTATGTTTTGAAGTGGGGCAAGGCGTATCTCTTACAGTAATCAAAATTGTTAGCAACAGGTTTGAAcagtttccaaaaaaaaaagattttattgatattcctcacaaaattatttagttagaTTTCATGAGCCTTGAACCAAATGTAGATATGGTATTTGACTTCATATCTCAAGCTGTGTCTGTTGGATTGCTTTAATCTCATCTTATCTTAAAGTATCCGTATCTACTAAACGGATACTACACACATTTTCACCGATAAGTCGGTCCTTAAGGTCTAAAatcgtaaatattatgtattatttagcAAACTGTTAGGGTAACCTTAACCTCTATTCGAAATGCTGCGATTTTTGGGTAAGTTCTAATGAATTTTTTGAAGTTATATGCACATtcttaaatagtaaaaaaaaagcatcgcgaggaaacctggattgaaaatattggaatttgaacGAAGATGAAGGGTTTGCCTGCCTATAATCTGTGCACCATCATTCCACATTGCCGAAGACGGTCGGGAACGGTTCGCGGATAACCGTTGATCTAACAGAGTTACATAGCAACCATTTCAGTACAAATTTATTCCGTggaagaacataaatattagtccttgctacttgaaataaatgtcattttggTATTCCCTATTCAACATTCCGACCAATATTCACAAAAGAAAAGACATTccacaaaacatatttttgacaatagaaacaaaaactactataGCAAATCCTATAAGATTACTTCCAATTTCTTTTTTCCTTGAGATTGTGAGTTCCAACACTGGTTTCTAAAATGCACGaatagctaaaatattttatttgataaaacacATGTTTACACGTTATTtacatcattcatcatcattcccctgcccttatcccaatttaGTTTACACGTTTACACGTACTTAGTTTACACGTTATTTacattgattaataattattaaacctGATAGTATTTGCTAATACACAGAATGTAAATTTCAATTGAATACTTGCAtaaaattcaatgtttattCACCGGTTATCCTATTAAGTTTCATAGTAAGGCATTCGCTTTAGCTTTTTATCATTGACTTTATAGGTTTCGACGGGATTTTCCTCAAATATAACCAACTGGCTTAATTATCACGGTGACCTAAAcacacaaattaatattgtttctaaCGTATAAAACACTTTCTGACATTCTTTGCCGACTATTCGCAAACATTTTGTACACACACTAGCTGCCccgcaaacgttattttgcctcataaattatttctagttgtatgtacttcttaatgccacattataaaaacaacaatataaattatattcttattgTGTTCAAAGATGTTTGAACTATCAATTCAGTAAGTTAGGTCATCCTTCAGGATTACTATAGCGCTATAATGataaatacgtaaatatatattttttctttcacttCAACGATATGAagcatttgtattaaattagcAAAGTAGacacaatttcaaaacaaaaagaaatcgtcgtcaataaaaacaaaatcacaaaaacaaaaaacaacacacaTTACG includes these proteins:
- the LOC113507412 gene encoding uncharacterized protein LOC113507412 produces the protein MADNSNSTLEMGTSDQVLVATKRKKTLSYLIGFVAMVVAIAVVVTLVVVLSGNEGGEASPIEGPDAPTTYIPPPPTQTTTAAATTEGDYSTSEAPTTELPPSPLELQDIIDGLYSPPSFNASWASGMLIDYL